A genomic region of Micromonospora sp. NBC_01796 contains the following coding sequences:
- a CDS encoding MaoC family dehydratase yields the protein MRTFASPAELLGAVGEPLGPGRWYPVDQDRVNLFADATDDHQWIHVDPQRAAAGPFGGTVAHGYLTLSLLPVLVTELYRVDGVRMGVNYGLNRVRFPAPLRVGTRIRATALIVGAEPVTGGLQVVTSVTVESAGGVKPVCVAETVSRLYFEEGK from the coding sequence ATGAGGACCTTCGCCTCGCCCGCCGAACTCCTGGGCGCGGTCGGTGAGCCGCTGGGTCCGGGCCGGTGGTACCCGGTCGACCAGGACCGGGTGAACCTGTTCGCCGACGCCACCGACGACCATCAGTGGATCCACGTCGATCCGCAGCGGGCCGCGGCGGGACCGTTCGGGGGGACGGTCGCGCACGGGTACCTCACCCTGTCCCTGCTGCCCGTGCTGGTGACCGAGCTGTACCGGGTCGACGGGGTACGGATGGGCGTCAACTACGGCCTCAACCGGGTACGGTTCCCCGCCCCGCTGCGCGTCGGTACGCGGATCCGGGCCACCGCACTGATCGTCGGAGCGGAACCCGTGACGGGTGGTTTACAGGTAGTCACATCGGTCACAGTGGAGAGTGCGGGCGGCGTCAAGCCGGTCTGCGTCGCCGAAACGGTGTCCCGGCTCTACTTCGAGGAGGGGAAATGA
- a CDS encoding long-chain-fatty-acid--CoA ligase, producing MTALSLAMVLAEAARRHSDTVAVVDGEVRVTYAELWLEARSAAAGLRELGIGAGDTVALLAPNVLDFPRAYYGALVAGAVVVPVHLLLTAEEMAYVLRDSGADLLVCHTSQLAIGAEAAYRAGVALVTVGPVPAGIEVRRLEQVSDQVTPLPSYVTREAEDTAVVFYTSGTTGEPKGALLTHLNLVMNATVNVFDANDARSADVVLGCLPLFHTFGQTVAMNGTFRVGGTLVLLSRFTGAAAIEVMLREAVTVFHGVPTMYIGLLAAAAEAPTLPRLRLCISGGASLPLAVLERFNAAFATTIFEGYGLSETSPTATTNQPHFGTRAGTVGHPVWGVEVEIARPELDDRIELLPTGEIGEIVIRGHNVFAGYLGRPAATAEALVDGWFRSGDLGTKDESGFVTIVDRKKDLVIRGGFNVYPREIEEIVARHPAVAQVAVIGVPDPVHGEEICAVVVLDPAGPPAPTESELIDWARERLGRHKYPRQVRFLDELPLGPSHKVLKRELRRMIVPRAALD from the coding sequence ATGACCGCGTTGTCATTGGCGATGGTGCTCGCCGAGGCGGCCCGGCGGCACTCCGACACGGTTGCCGTGGTGGACGGCGAGGTCCGGGTGACCTACGCCGAGCTGTGGCTGGAGGCCCGGTCCGCCGCGGCCGGGCTGCGTGAGCTGGGCATCGGCGCGGGTGACACGGTGGCGCTGCTCGCGCCGAACGTGCTCGACTTTCCCCGGGCCTACTACGGGGCGCTGGTCGCCGGTGCGGTGGTGGTGCCGGTGCACCTGCTGCTCACCGCCGAGGAGATGGCCTACGTGCTCCGGGACAGTGGCGCCGACCTGCTCGTCTGTCACACGAGCCAGTTGGCGATCGGTGCCGAGGCGGCGTACCGCGCCGGGGTTGCGTTGGTCACCGTCGGCCCGGTGCCCGCCGGGATCGAGGTCCGCCGGCTGGAGCAGGTCAGCGACCAGGTGACGCCACTGCCGTCGTACGTGACCCGCGAGGCCGAGGACACCGCGGTGGTCTTCTACACCAGCGGCACCACGGGGGAGCCCAAGGGGGCGCTGCTCACCCACCTGAACCTGGTCATGAACGCGACGGTGAACGTGTTCGACGCCAACGACGCGCGCAGCGCCGACGTGGTGCTCGGCTGCCTGCCGCTGTTCCACACCTTCGGTCAGACGGTGGCGATGAACGGCACCTTCCGGGTGGGCGGGACGTTGGTGCTGCTGAGCCGGTTCACCGGTGCCGCCGCGATCGAGGTGATGCTGCGCGAGGCGGTCACCGTGTTCCACGGCGTACCGACGATGTACATCGGGCTGCTCGCCGCCGCCGCCGAGGCGCCGACCCTGCCCCGGCTGCGGCTCTGCATCTCCGGCGGGGCCTCGCTGCCGCTCGCGGTGCTGGAGCGGTTCAACGCCGCCTTCGCCACCACGATCTTCGAGGGGTACGGCCTCTCCGAGACCTCGCCGACCGCGACCACCAACCAGCCGCACTTCGGTACCCGCGCCGGTACGGTCGGTCATCCGGTCTGGGGTGTCGAGGTGGAGATCGCCCGGCCCGAGCTGGACGACCGGATCGAGTTGCTTCCCACGGGGGAGATCGGCGAGATCGTCATCCGGGGCCACAACGTCTTCGCCGGTTATCTGGGTCGGCCGGCGGCGACCGCCGAGGCGTTGGTCGACGGCTGGTTCCGCAGCGGCGACCTGGGTACGAAGGACGAGTCCGGCTTCGTCACCATCGTGGACCGGAAGAAGGACCTGGTGATCAGGGGCGGGTTCAACGTCTACCCGCGCGAGATCGAGGAGATTGTCGCCCGGCACCCGGCGGTGGCCCAGGTGGCCGTCATCGGGGTACCCGATCCGGTGCACGGCGAGGAGATCTGCGCGGTGGTGGTGCTGGATCCGGCCGGGCCGCCCGCTCCGACCGAATCCGAGCTGATCGACTGGGCGCGCGAGCGGCTCGGCCGGCACAAGTACCCGCGCCAGGTCCGGTTTCTCGACGAGCTGCCCTTGGGGCCGAGCCACAAGGTGCTCAAGCGGGAGCTGCGCCGGATGATCGTCCCCAGAGCCGCCCTCGACTGA
- a CDS encoding VOC family protein: MNWTLEVVVVPVSDVDRAKAFYAEQLGFTVDHDTRMGEQVRLVQLTPPGSGCSVVIGYGAVPQMPPGSLKGLQLVVPDIHKAHAELVERGVQVSEVQILGQNPTPTPDPLDNVGFVFFSDPDGNEWAVQQISSRG; encoded by the coding sequence GTGAACTGGACGCTCGAGGTGGTGGTGGTTCCGGTGTCGGACGTGGACCGCGCCAAGGCGTTCTACGCCGAACAACTCGGTTTCACCGTCGACCACGACACCCGGATGGGCGAACAGGTCCGCCTGGTCCAGCTCACCCCGCCCGGATCGGGCTGCTCCGTCGTGATCGGTTACGGAGCCGTACCGCAGATGCCACCGGGCTCGCTGAAGGGCCTGCAACTGGTGGTCCCGGACATCCACAAGGCCCATGCCGAGCTGGTCGAACGCGGCGTGCAGGTCAGCGAGGTCCAGATCCTCGGCCAGAACCCGACGCCGACGCCCGACCCGCTGGACAACGTCGGCTTCGTCTTCTTCAGCGACCCCGACGGCAACGAGTGGGCCGTACAGCAGATCTCGTCGCGCGGCTGA
- a CDS encoding DUF1345 domain-containing protein translates to MTATRPRREPLRSSLLLIIMAVVAATAAVPVGLYDAAVLGPLVGWDAAALFYLIWARSRLWPLDPTETARFALREDTNRGLRDSLLLFACLASLLAIGVVLIRAKPLDGFSEQLHIALGIVSVIFSWAVIHTVFGSRYARLYYTGTDGGVRFNQQSPPRYTDFAYLAFTIGMTFQVSDTPLSSPEIRRTALRHALLSYLFGAVIIASTVNLIAGLVR, encoded by the coding sequence TTGACCGCGACCCGCCCGCGCCGGGAGCCGCTCCGGTCCTCGCTGCTGCTGATCATCATGGCGGTGGTGGCGGCCACGGCCGCCGTCCCGGTCGGACTGTACGACGCGGCGGTGCTCGGACCGCTCGTCGGTTGGGACGCCGCCGCGCTGTTCTACCTGATCTGGGCGCGCTCCAGGCTCTGGCCGCTGGACCCGACCGAGACCGCCCGGTTCGCGCTGCGGGAGGACACCAACCGAGGGTTACGCGACTCGCTGCTCCTCTTCGCCTGCCTGGCCAGCCTGCTGGCGATCGGGGTCGTGCTGATCCGGGCCAAGCCGCTGGACGGCTTCTCGGAGCAGTTGCACATCGCTCTCGGCATCGTCAGCGTCATCTTCTCCTGGGCGGTCATCCACACCGTCTTCGGCAGCCGCTACGCCCGGCTGTACTACACCGGTACCGACGGCGGTGTGCGGTTCAACCAGCAGTCACCTCCGCGGTACACCGACTTCGCGTACCTGGCCTTCACCATCGGGATGACGTTCCAGGTTTCCGACACCCCGCTGAGCAGCCCGGAGATCAGGCGTACGGCACTGCGCCACGCGCTGCTGTCGTACCTGTTCGGCGCCGTGATCATCGCGTCCACGGTGAACCTGATCGCGGGCCTGGTGCGGTGA
- a CDS encoding DUF2795 domain-containing protein, with product MVTNAEVLRYLTALDFPATKDDIVAEAEREGASDDVLRALRAMPPADYGNINEVARSARTNSNPEVTPADLAARARDRKHQRVARHLRQS from the coding sequence ATGGTGACCAACGCCGAGGTGCTGCGCTACCTCACCGCACTCGACTTTCCCGCCACCAAGGACGACATCGTCGCCGAGGCCGAACGGGAAGGGGCATCGGACGACGTGCTCCGCGCCCTGCGGGCGATGCCGCCGGCCGACTACGGCAACATCAACGAGGTGGCCCGGTCGGCGCGCACCAACTCCAATCCCGAGGTGACCCCTGCCGATCTGGCGGCGCGGGCCCGGGACCGCAAGCACCAGCGGGTCGCTCGGCACCTGCGCCAGAGCTGA
- a CDS encoding DUF2267 domain-containing protein — protein MNYDTFVDMVAQRAEVDSDTAVDLSRGTLQTLADRLTGGEAIDLAAQLPQPLQAVMRSPQDAAEPFGAQEFIGRVAERATVDETAARTGVRAVLTTVREAVTGGEFDDVMSQLPREFRDLVEPVLMPGGRARRR, from the coding sequence ATGAACTACGACACGTTCGTCGACATGGTCGCGCAACGCGCGGAGGTTGACTCGGACACGGCCGTCGACCTCAGCCGGGGCACCCTGCAGACGCTGGCCGACAGGTTGACCGGCGGCGAGGCGATCGACCTGGCCGCCCAGCTGCCACAGCCGTTGCAGGCGGTGATGCGCAGTCCGCAGGACGCGGCCGAACCGTTCGGGGCGCAGGAGTTCATCGGGCGGGTTGCCGAGCGTGCGACCGTCGACGAGACCGCGGCGCGTACCGGGGTCCGGGCCGTCCTGACCACCGTACGGGAGGCGGTCACCGGCGGTGAGTTCGACGACGTGATGAGTCAGTTGCCGCGCGAGTTCCGCGACCTGGTCGAACCGGTGTTGATGCCCGGTGGTCGAGCCCGGCGGCGCTAG
- a CDS encoding sulfite oxidase-like oxidoreductase, whose amino-acid sequence MGIVSPGFQGRPRSSEPALPPGQYLTEDFPVLSAGPTPRVSLDAWEFAVTTEAGAERRWSWAELLALPQESPTVDIHCVTRWSKLGTSWRGVSLDTLLAEVETAADFALVHSYGGYTTNLPLEDLLDGRAWVVHEFEGGGLAAEHGGPARLLVPHLYFWKSAKWVRGIQLLLTDEPGFWETAGYHDYGDPWREQRYQGD is encoded by the coding sequence ATGGGTATCGTCTCGCCGGGCTTTCAGGGTCGGCCTCGGTCGTCGGAGCCGGCGTTGCCGCCGGGGCAGTATCTGACCGAGGATTTTCCGGTGTTGTCGGCGGGTCCGACGCCGAGGGTGTCGTTGGATGCGTGGGAGTTCGCGGTGACGACGGAGGCGGGTGCGGAGCGTCGGTGGTCGTGGGCGGAGTTGTTGGCGTTGCCGCAGGAGTCGCCGACGGTGGATATCCACTGTGTGACGCGGTGGTCGAAGTTGGGGACGAGTTGGCGTGGGGTGTCGTTGGACACCTTGTTGGCGGAGGTGGAGACGGCGGCGGATTTCGCGTTGGTTCATTCGTACGGGGGTTATACGACGAATCTGCCGTTGGAGGATCTGCTGGATGGTCGGGCGTGGGTGGTTCATGAGTTCGAGGGTGGTGGGTTGGCGGCGGAGCATGGTGGTCCGGCGCGGTTGTTGGTGCCGCATCTGTATTTCTGGAAGTCGGCGAAGTGGGTGCGGGGTATTCAGTTGTTGTTGACCGACGAGCCGGGTTTCTGGGAGACGGCCGGATATCACGACTACGGTGACCCGTGGCGCGAGCAGCGGTACCAGGGCGACTGA
- a CDS encoding ferredoxin reductase — MARAAVPGRLNRAASWRVAELVETRNETETSRTLVLEVPDWPGHLPGQHVDVRLTAPDGYRAERSYSIASASDANRVELTVQRVPDGEVSPYLVEVLSVGDPVEIRGPVGGWFVWRATDTAPVLLVAGGSGIVPLMAMVRARRAAGSRVPFRLIYSVRTDRDVYFADELRRRARDDGGLDVAYVYTRQTPDGWPALAGRIGVAEVNSHGWPAELEPQCFVCGPTGFVETVADILVALGHDPRRVKTERFGPTGG; from the coding sequence GTGGCGCGAGCAGCGGTACCAGGGCGACTGAACCGGGCGGCCAGCTGGCGGGTAGCCGAGCTGGTCGAGACCCGGAACGAGACGGAAACCTCGCGCACGCTGGTGTTGGAGGTGCCGGACTGGCCCGGCCACCTGCCCGGTCAACACGTCGACGTGCGCCTCACCGCACCGGACGGCTACCGCGCCGAGCGTTCCTACTCGATCGCCTCGGCGTCCGACGCGAACCGGGTGGAGCTGACCGTACAGCGGGTGCCGGACGGTGAGGTTTCGCCGTACCTGGTCGAGGTGCTGTCGGTCGGCGACCCGGTGGAGATCCGCGGACCGGTTGGTGGTTGGTTCGTCTGGCGTGCCACGGACACCGCGCCGGTCCTGCTGGTCGCCGGTGGCTCGGGCATCGTGCCGCTGATGGCGATGGTACGGGCGCGACGTGCCGCCGGCAGCCGGGTCCCGTTCCGGCTGATCTACTCGGTACGGACCGACCGGGACGTCTACTTCGCCGACGAGCTGCGCCGACGGGCACGCGACGACGGCGGACTGGACGTGGCGTACGTCTACACCAGGCAGACGCCGGACGGCTGGCCGGCGCTGGCCGGCCGGATCGGGGTGGCCGAGGTGAACAGCCACGGTTGGCCGGCGGAGCTCGAACCGCAGTGTTTCGTCTGCGGCCCGACCGGGTTCGTGGAGACGGTCGCCGACATCCTCGTCGCCCTCGGTCACGACCCCCGCCGGGTCAAGACCGAGCGATTCGGACCCACCGGAGGTTGA
- a CDS encoding DUF6510 family protein has product MTDQQYADGNMLAGPMRELFAVDLTAATGRCANCGLTGPLAEMRVYRHAPGLVARCPGCEEVVMRLVRTPTSAWLDLRGAVFVQVPMPPESPATW; this is encoded by the coding sequence ATGACCGATCAGCAGTACGCCGACGGCAACATGCTCGCCGGTCCGATGCGTGAACTCTTCGCCGTGGACCTCACCGCGGCCACCGGCCGCTGTGCGAACTGCGGACTGACCGGTCCCCTCGCCGAGATGCGGGTGTACCGGCACGCGCCGGGCCTGGTGGCCCGCTGTCCGGGCTGCGAGGAGGTCGTCATGCGGCTGGTGCGCACCCCGACCAGCGCCTGGCTGGATCTGCGCGGAGCGGTCTTCGTGCAGGTCCCGATGCCACCGGAGTCGCCGGCCACCTGGTGA
- a CDS encoding 4-hydroxybenzoate 3-monooxygenase, translating into MTGRTRVGIVGAGPAGMLVAVLLQRAGIDCVVVERRDRAYVEQRARGATVEHRVVELLRSHDLAAGLLAAGAVEDRIEFRMGGQRYPLAYDPVAGGRTHYIYPQQFLVRDLIDAFLAAGGDLRFETSAVAIADLGGDRPRILLEPDTGTGPTELRCEVVVGADGEYGVARRAVPRSALNAYEYQYDYAWLAVLAEAAPSNDCVINAIHESGSCVHVRRTPTVSRFYLQCPREDSRADWPDERIWKEIRIRLTLDGPWTLNEGPILSTSSVRMRSLVCAPLRYGPLFLAGDAAHIVPPVGGKGFNIALADAEELALALVERFTGGTPARLDAYSDTRLARIWRAQEFVGWMMDLVNTPGLGTREAPFLHRVQRARLERIFASPSYAAAFLEDYIGWE; encoded by the coding sequence ATGACCGGACGTACCCGGGTGGGCATCGTCGGCGCGGGTCCGGCCGGCATGCTGGTGGCGGTCCTGCTGCAACGGGCCGGGATCGACTGTGTGGTGGTCGAGCGGCGCGACCGGGCCTACGTCGAACAACGTGCCCGCGGTGCCACGGTCGAACACCGGGTGGTGGAGCTGCTGCGCAGCCACGACCTCGCCGCGGGCCTCCTGGCCGCCGGTGCGGTCGAGGACCGGATCGAGTTCCGGATGGGCGGCCAGCGGTACCCGCTGGCCTACGACCCCGTCGCGGGTGGCCGGACGCACTACATCTACCCGCAGCAGTTCCTGGTCCGGGACCTGATCGACGCCTTCCTCGCCGCCGGTGGCGACCTGCGGTTCGAGACCTCCGCGGTGGCCATCGCCGACCTCGGCGGCGACCGGCCCCGGATCCTGCTCGAGCCGGACACCGGCACCGGCCCGACCGAGTTGCGCTGCGAGGTCGTGGTCGGGGCCGACGGCGAGTACGGCGTCGCCCGCCGAGCCGTTCCCCGGTCCGCGCTGAACGCGTACGAGTACCAGTACGACTACGCCTGGCTGGCCGTACTCGCCGAGGCCGCCCCGTCCAACGACTGTGTGATCAACGCGATCCACGAGTCGGGCTCCTGCGTACACGTGCGGCGAACACCGACGGTGAGCCGGTTCTACCTGCAGTGTCCCCGGGAGGACAGCCGGGCGGACTGGCCGGACGAGCGGATCTGGAAGGAGATCCGGATCCGGTTGACCCTGGACGGCCCGTGGACCCTGAACGAGGGCCCGATCCTGTCCACCAGCAGCGTACGGATGCGCAGCCTGGTCTGCGCACCACTGCGGTACGGCCCGCTCTTCCTGGCCGGCGACGCCGCCCACATCGTCCCGCCGGTCGGTGGCAAGGGCTTCAACATCGCGCTCGCCGACGCGGAGGAACTCGCCCTCGCCCTGGTGGAGCGGTTCACCGGTGGCACTCCTGCCCGGCTGGACGCCTACTCGGACACCAGGCTGGCCCGGATCTGGCGGGCCCAGGAGTTCGTCGGCTGGATGATGGACCTGGTCAACACGCCCGGTCTGGGCACGCGGGAGGCGCCGTTCCTGCACCGGGTGCAACGGGCCCGGTTGGAACGGATCTTCGCCTCCCCGTCGTACGCCGCCGCCTTTCTCGAGGACTACATCGGGTGGGAGTGA
- a CDS encoding methyltransferase domain-containing protein encodes MPEPVDIPFTPDLHLRLLLSLDRGQNVQRAVTDAVRPGMRVLDAGTGSGLLSFIALAAGAATAVGVDRHHVDLARAIAEHNGLGDRLSFVEADLADLELSSFDPPKGFDLLLAFIHTNNPLIDEGRSRLVFELRDRLCADGATVVPGAVRYRATGCDRRDWDLHTELTDLEETAAVLRGAYGLDFQPVTDAVREGLAMRRMRPVDAVAHTWRSPTTMGAIRFPRTDVRLLTEAHDFATFDYSAPAFTGFPPQVRLRAAVPGRLTGVIWTQELLYAGVPVWTTESYSPLASPVAVVTGDELTIATGDEWRATNILHSRPTGETVEDHSHPM; translated from the coding sequence GTGCCCGAACCGGTCGACATCCCCTTTACACCGGACCTGCACCTACGCCTGTTGTTGAGCCTCGACCGGGGCCAGAACGTACAGCGCGCGGTCACCGACGCGGTCCGCCCCGGAATGCGCGTCCTCGACGCCGGGACCGGCAGCGGACTCCTCTCCTTCATCGCGTTGGCGGCCGGTGCCGCCACTGCCGTCGGCGTCGACCGACACCACGTGGACCTGGCCCGGGCAATAGCGGAGCACAACGGACTGGGTGACCGGCTTTCGTTCGTCGAGGCCGACCTGGCGGACCTGGAGTTGTCCTCGTTCGACCCGCCGAAAGGGTTCGACCTGCTGCTGGCGTTCATCCACACGAACAATCCGCTGATCGACGAGGGTCGGTCACGACTGGTGTTCGAGCTGCGGGACCGGCTCTGCGCCGACGGTGCCACGGTCGTGCCGGGCGCGGTCCGCTACCGGGCGACCGGATGTGACCGGCGGGACTGGGACCTGCACACCGAACTCACCGACCTGGAGGAGACCGCCGCGGTGCTGCGCGGCGCGTACGGCCTGGACTTCCAGCCGGTGACCGACGCGGTACGGGAGGGGCTGGCGATGCGTCGGATGCGGCCCGTCGACGCGGTGGCGCACACCTGGCGCTCCCCCACCACCATGGGCGCCATCCGGTTCCCGCGTACCGACGTGCGGCTGCTCACCGAGGCACACGACTTCGCCACGTTCGACTACTCCGCACCAGCCTTCACCGGTTTCCCCCCGCAGGTACGGCTGCGGGCCGCGGTGCCGGGGCGGCTGACCGGGGTGATCTGGACCCAGGAACTGCTCTACGCCGGGGTGCCGGTGTGGACGACGGAGTCCTACAGCCCGCTGGCCAGCCCGGTCGCGGTGGTCACCGGGGACGAGCTGACGATCGCCACCGGCGACGAGTGGCGGGCGACGAACATCCTGCACAGCCGGCCGACCGGCGAGACGGTCGAGGATCACTCCCACCCGATGTAG
- a CDS encoding nucleotide disphospho-sugar-binding domain-containing protein, which translates to MRVLFTVSPGLGHLFPTISLAWALRAAGHEVLVATAAEGVGAAIRAGLAAVATAPDTAIDGIFAGTVGEPAGRVRRMRERGRQIARAGGRTHDLLLRTFGQVSAVMADRTVQLARWWRPDLVVHSRLQGTGLLVARMLDVPAVEHGFNLLREDDFAARFLPYLAESFERHGVPLELPRRAVIHVAPPELMSGSGTGWSMRYVPYNAGGLLPDWLWEPPTRPRVLVTLGTVVPRLAGVGGLAGLLASAARVDAEFVLALGEDADLATLGRLPGNVRPVGWTPLHPMLASCAAVVHHGGSGTTMTALSAGVPQLVLPHGADQFVNADLVARHGVGRQVEPEEVDSEVLTAVLRDRSVRGAAEATARRMSELPAPVDLVDRLVGLAG; encoded by the coding sequence ATGCGCGTTCTGTTCACCGTTTCGCCGGGGCTCGGCCACCTGTTCCCGACCATCTCGCTGGCCTGGGCGCTGCGTGCGGCCGGCCACGAGGTGCTGGTCGCCACCGCGGCCGAGGGGGTGGGTGCCGCGATCCGGGCCGGTCTGGCGGCGGTGGCCACCGCGCCGGACACGGCGATCGACGGGATCTTCGCCGGGACGGTGGGCGAACCGGCCGGGCGGGTACGCCGGATGCGGGAACGGGGCCGGCAGATCGCCCGCGCGGGTGGGCGTACCCACGATCTGCTGTTGCGGACCTTCGGGCAGGTGTCGGCGGTGATGGCCGACCGGACCGTACAACTGGCCCGGTGGTGGCGTCCGGACCTGGTGGTGCACTCCCGACTCCAGGGGACGGGCCTGCTGGTGGCGCGGATGCTCGACGTACCGGCGGTGGAGCACGGGTTCAACCTGCTGCGCGAGGACGACTTCGCCGCCCGCTTCCTGCCGTACCTGGCGGAGAGTTTCGAGCGCCACGGGGTGCCGCTCGAACTGCCCCGCCGCGCGGTGATCCACGTCGCCCCGCCGGAGCTGATGTCCGGCAGCGGCACCGGCTGGTCCATGCGGTACGTGCCGTACAACGCCGGTGGCCTGTTGCCGGACTGGCTGTGGGAGCCGCCGACCCGGCCCCGGGTGCTGGTCACCCTCGGCACGGTGGTGCCCCGGCTGGCCGGGGTCGGCGGGCTGGCCGGGCTGCTGGCGTCGGCCGCACGGGTGGACGCCGAGTTCGTCCTGGCGCTGGGCGAGGACGCCGACCTGGCCACGCTGGGCCGGTTGCCGGGCAACGTACGTCCGGTGGGTTGGACCCCGCTGCACCCGATGCTGGCCAGTTGCGCCGCGGTGGTGCACCACGGCGGATCGGGCACCACCATGACCGCGCTCAGTGCCGGCGTCCCCCAACTGGTCCTGCCCCACGGTGCCGACCAGTTCGTCAACGCCGACCTGGTGGCCCGGCACGGCGTCGGTCGGCAGGTGGAGCCCGAGGAGGTCGACTCCGAGGTGCTGACCGCGGTGCTGCGCGACCGGTCGGTACGCGGGGCGGCCGAGGCGACTGCGCGGCGGATGAGCGAGCTTCCGGCCCCGGTCGACCTGGTCGACCGGCTGGTGGGCCTGGCGGGTTGA
- a CDS encoding phosphatase PAP2 family protein, whose protein sequence is MPVPLAEFGPAPARHPVDVAPPPTAVGPAIEVRHPVPVPARRQRALPYALGALRELLLVAALWAAYSLGRLIADGHVPAAMANAHRVWDLERALGLPDEGSLQHLLAQSETLLRTANSYYAYVHFPATVAFLVWLYLRRPGYYRRARNTLATLTGVALVVHLIFPLAPPRMLAETGMIDTAARYGPSVYGSPTADDLTNQYAAMPSLHVGWALLVAAGLIAVTRSRWRWLWLIHPAITLVVVVATANHYWLDGIVAATILALIPLLLPALRPTPAIAGHRAGGRAVREHTGNLVRQRGATGHRLVWHRGATGRGTVRHRAARTAKAVVRHRGRPGRNRTLRRIGVAVAGGAVILAGLAMLVLPGPGWLTIFAGLSLLGREFPWAKRLADRPRRGLVRVRDRVRGSRVWQRVRAR, encoded by the coding sequence ATGCCCGTACCCCTCGCAGAGTTCGGCCCGGCGCCCGCGCGGCACCCCGTCGATGTCGCGCCCCCACCGACCGCCGTCGGCCCCGCCATCGAGGTACGGCATCCCGTCCCCGTCCCGGCCCGGCGGCAGCGCGCCCTCCCGTACGCGCTCGGGGCGCTCCGGGAACTGCTCCTGGTCGCCGCGCTCTGGGCCGCGTACAGCCTGGGCCGGCTCATCGCCGACGGTCACGTACCCGCGGCGATGGCCAACGCCCACCGGGTCTGGGACCTCGAGCGGGCCCTGGGCCTGCCCGACGAGGGGAGCCTGCAACACCTGCTCGCGCAGAGCGAGACACTCCTGCGCACCGCGAACAGCTACTACGCGTACGTGCACTTCCCGGCGACCGTCGCCTTCCTGGTCTGGCTGTACCTGCGCCGGCCCGGTTACTACCGCCGGGCCCGGAACACCCTCGCCACCCTGACCGGCGTGGCCCTGGTGGTCCACCTGATCTTCCCGCTCGCCCCGCCCCGCATGCTCGCCGAAACCGGCATGATCGACACCGCCGCCCGGTACGGGCCGTCGGTCTACGGCTCACCGACGGCCGACGACCTCACCAACCAGTACGCCGCCATGCCCTCGCTGCACGTCGGCTGGGCGCTGCTGGTCGCCGCCGGACTCATCGCCGTGACCCGGAGCCGGTGGCGCTGGCTGTGGCTGATCCACCCGGCCATCACCCTGGTCGTGGTGGTCGCCACCGCCAACCACTACTGGCTCGACGGCATCGTCGCCGCCACCATCCTCGCGCTCATCCCGCTCCTGCTCCCCGCACTGCGCCCCACCCCGGCGATCGCCGGGCACCGCGCCGGTGGCCGCGCCGTCCGGGAGCACACCGGCAACCTCGTCCGGCAGCGTGGTGCGACGGGGCACCGCCTCGTCTGGCACCGGGGCGCAACGGGTCGCGGCACCGTACGGCACCGTGCCGCCCGGACCGCGAAGGCGGTGGTCCGGCATCGCGGCCGACCCGGACGGAACCGGACCCTGCGCCGGATCGGTGTCGCGGTCGCCGGCGGGGCGGTCATCCTGGCCGGACTCGCCATGCTGGTGCTGCCCGGACCCGGTTGGCTGACCATCTTCGCCGGCCTGTCCCTGCTCGGTCGGGAGTTCCCCTGGGCGAAACGACTGGCCGACCGGCCCCGGCGCGGGCTCGTCCGGGTGCGCGACCGGGTACGCGGATCGCGCGTCTGGCAGCGGGTACGGGCGCGGTGA